In the Mesorhizobium sp. WSM2240 genome, CCGGCTGATGCGGGAGGCGCAGGTCAACATCGCGATCCGGTGGTTTGTCGGCTACGGCCTCCATGAAGCATTGCCCGATCATTCTTCTTTGACGAGAATCCGCCAGCGCTGGGGTGAAGAACGGTTCCAGCGGATTTTTGAGCGCACTGTACAAGCCTGTATCGACGCCAAAATCGCCAAGGGCGAAGTCATTCATGTCGATGCTTCGCTAATCCGCGCCGACGTCAGCTGGGATAGCTTGGCGGTGCGCCATCTTGAGGCGGTGAGCGCGGCGAATGCAGATGCGGAGGCAGCGATCAGAAAAAGCCGCAAGACAGGAAAGTTCAAAAAAGTCTGCATCACGGATCCGGATGCCAGCATGGCGACAAACGCCCGCAACCGCCGTCTGGAGCCCGCCTACAAACAGCATACCATCGTCGATGATCTGCGCGGGGTGGTTCTCGATGTTGCCGTGACCACCGGGGAGATCAACGAGGGACAGATGATCGTCGAACGGATCGAAGCCGCCATGGAGTCGACCGGGTTATCTGTTAGCACCGTCACTGCCGATGCCGGCTATGCCTACGCGAAAGTGTTCGGAGCGTTCGAGCGTCGCGGCATTGATGCGTTGATCCCGGCCAAGGCAGAGCCGATCCGTAGCCCGGTCCCGCTTCGCCGCTTCCGCTACGATGCCAAGCACGACATACTGAAGTGTCCGCGGGGAAAGATCCTACGTCCGACTAGGCCGGTGAAGCACGGCCGCTTCTTCTATTCGCGCTCCAGTGAGTGCGCCGGTTGCGACCTTGCCTCCCTGTGTCTTTCCAAGGGGCGCGTCAACAAAGCGGTTGTTGTGGGTGACGATTATCCCGCGCTGTTGAGAGCGCGCAGGCGTCGAGAGCGATGGTCGGAGGAGGATCAACGTCTCTACCAACGCCACCGGTGGCGCTCGGAAGGCTTCCATGGCGAGGCGAAGAACTGGCACGGCCTGGCCCGAGCGATCCGACGGGGTCTCGCCAATATGAAGATCCAAGCCTACCTCACCGCAGCGGCGGTGAACCTGAAGCGGCTGGCTGCCGCTTTGTTTGACCGATTCCTGGGATTGTTGCTGTTGATGCGCCCTCTGAAGCTCGTTGACGAGACCTGACGAGGGCATCCGGCAGTTCTGACATCAAAACCGCCGTTGTCTCGGATCAAATGTGGGAAACCCGGCTTTCTCAACAGCCCCACGTAACAGCGCTGCCAGGCGGCTTCCGGGACGACCTCGCCGATCGCCGCGACGAGGCCGGCATGGTCGTCGGAGACCACCAGTTCGACACCCTTGAGGCCGCGTGCCTTGAGCGCGACGAGGAAGTCCTTCCAGGCCGACCGGCTCTCGCGGCCGGCCATGTCGACGGCCAGGATCTGGCGCCGCCCGTCCCAGTCGATGCCGACGGCGATCAGCACGGCCTGGCTCATCACCACGCCAGCCTCGCGCACCTTCTCGTAGCGGGCGTCGAGGATGAGATAGGGAAAGGGCTCGTGAAGCGGGCGCTCGGCAAATGCCTTGAGGCTTTCGTCCAGCCGCTTGTTGATGGCCGAGATCGCCGAGGCCGAGAAGGCATGGCCGCACAGTTCCTCGGTGATGGCCTTGACCTTCCTCGTCGACACACCCTGCACATACATCTCCGCCAAGGTCGCCACCAAGGCCCGCTCCGAACGCTGATAGCGCTCGAATAATTCGGTGGAGAAGTGGCCGGAGCGGTCCTGCGGCACGCGCAATTCCAGCTTGCCGACCCGGGTGATCAGCGTGCGTCCGTAATGGCCCGAGCGATAGCCGAGCCGCTCCGGCGTGCGCTCGCCCTTCGACGCGCCAAGCGCCTCATCCATCTCGGCTTCGAGCACTTCCTGCAGCACCGCGCGGATCACCTCGCGCAGCCCATCCGGGCTCTGAAGCAGAATGTCTTTGACGGCGGCGCTGGCGGACTTACCTTCTGTCTTGGTCATGGTGGCGTTCCTCGCGAGGGAATCAGGTGACGTTGAACATCACCAGCCTGCCATGACCGCCCCTCCTAGCGAATTTGCAGAACTCTCAGCACACTACCCTCGAGCCCGTGGCGGGAACCCTCTCGCCCGATGCCGGATTGCTTCATCCCGCCGAAAGGCGCAGCCTCCGAGGACATGCGTCCCGTGTTGATGCCCACCATGCCATATTCCAACGCCTCCGCCACACGCCAGACACGCTTCAGGTTTGAGGCGTAAAAATAGACGGCGAGGCCGTAGATCGTGTCGTTGGCCTCACGCACAACCTGATCCGAATCGTCGAAGCGAATGATCGGTGCCACCGGTCCAAATGTCTCCTCTTGCGCGACGGTCATCTCCCTTGAGATACCCGTGAGGACGGTCGGCTGGAAAAAGTACCTTCCTTGCCGATGCGATTGCCTCCGCACTGGACGGTACCGCCTTTCTGGACGGCATCGGCGATATGGGATTCGATCTTGACCAGAGCATGCCTGTCGATCAGCGGTCCGATAGCCACGCCTGGATCGAAGCCGTCACCGACCGAAAGGTGGCGGACTTTCTCCACGAATTTGTCGACGAACTCATCGTGAACGCTCGACTGGACATACAGGCGGTTTGCGGAAACGCAGGTCTGCCCGGCATTGCGGAACTTCGCCTGGATCGCACCGTCAACTGCAGCATCAACGTCGGCATCGTCGAAGACGATGAACGGCGCATTGCCGCCGAGTTCAAGGCTGACCTTCTTGATCTGGTCCGAGCACCGGCGCATCAGCAGCCGGCCGATCTCGGTCGAGCCGGTGAAACTGATCTTGCGGACCTTGGGATTGGAACAGAGCTCGCCGCCGACCGCATCGCCTTCGGAAGCATAGATCAGGTTGACGACGCCTTCGGGAAAGCCAGCCTGATGGGCGAGGGCGAACATTGCGCCAGCCACCAGCGGCGTCTGCTCAGCAGGCTTGAGCACGATCGTGCAGCCGGCCGCCAGAGCCGGCGAGATCTTGCGCGCCACCATCGAGGCTGGGAAGTTCCATGGCGTGATCGTGCCGACGACGCCGATCGGCTGCTTGATCACCATCATGCGACGGTCTATCGACGGTGCGGAGATCGTCTCGCCATAGATGCGATTGGCCTCTTCGGCGTACCATTGCAGGTACGCGGCCGCATGCGAAACCTCGGACCTGGCTTCGGCGAGCGGCTTGCCCATTTCCGCTGTAAGAATCGCAGCGAGATCGCCGGCGTGGTCGACGATCAACTGATGCCATCGCCACAGAACGTCCCTGCACTCTCGGGCGGCCGCCATCCAGGCAGCGACCACCGTGCCCAACCAAAGGGAAAAAATGCTATGAATTCATTTCGTCGATGACTGGCGGTTCTCATTCGGTGACAACCGAACAATGGACATCGGCTTCCCACCTCAACTGAGTACATACTGGCGGCCTGCGCCTAGTAGCTGAGGGAAACCCCGATCGGCGTCGCTCCCACCGAAGGGAGGCTGGGATGATGCGGAAGCGGACCACGGTCCGGCGAATCGGCCGCCTGAACCGGCAAATGCAGGCCCGCGAAACCGTTCCGCGGGCCTTTAGACAAATCCCATTCAACACCGAAACCGGATTTCGCTCACCGCGAAAGCTCTCACGAGGGGAGGAAGGGAACGAAATGCGGTTCTGGCCTTCATCCTTTGCCCCCCAGCGGCGGGCCGACGACCATAATGGCGGGCTCGGTCGAAAGCAGCTTCCTCGCCGCTGCCTTGACCTCGTCGAGCGTCACCTGATTGATGAGGGCGGCGCGGCGCTGAATATAGTCGATGCCAAGCTTGTCGAGCTGCAAATCGACGAGCGTGGCTGCCATCGAACGGGAGGAACCTAGATTGAGGATGGCATAGGCGCCGATCACATATTTCTTGCTCGCCTCGAGCTCGGCCTCGGTCGGACCCTCGTCCGCCATCTCCTTCACCACCTCGCGCACCAGCTTGAGCGTCTCGGCGGCACAGTCGGAGCGCGTGGCCGTCTTGACGACGAGCACGTTGGAATGCTGGTGGTCGACCAGGCGGGAATAGGCGCCATAGGCAAGGCCGCGCTTTTCGCGCACCTCGTCCCACAGGCGCGACGTGAAGGCCGAGTTGCCGAGGATTTGGTTCAGCAGCACCGCGGCGTAGAAGTCCGGCGCGCTGCGCTTGACGCCAGGAAAGGCGAGCTTCAGCGACGTCTGCGGCAGGTCGTAGTCGACCGCCACCTGCTGGCCGAGCTTGGGATCGACATCGGCGACGGGGGCGAGGGTCTGCTTCTGAGGCAAATCGCCGAACAGCTGGTCGAGCTTTCTGCCCAGCGTCTTGGCATCAATGTCGCCGACCACCGCCACATGCAGGCCGTCGCGGGCAAAAATGGCCTCGTGGAAGGCCCTGAGATCGGCCGGTGTGATGGCGGCGAGGCTCTCTTTGGTGCCTTCGTCCGGCCGCGAATAAGGATGTGCGCCATAGATCGCGCGCAGCCATTTGCGCTTGGCGATCGCCTCGGGGTCGCGCTCATTGGCGATGATGCCGGTCAGCACCTGGGCGCGGGTGCGGTCGATCGGCGCCTGGTCGAAGCGCGGCCTGTTGACCGCGAGCCGAAGCAGATCCAAAGCGGCGTCCTGCTGTTCGGATAGCATGCGCATCGAGCCATAAATGCCATCGCGCTGCGCCTCGAAGCTCATCTCGACGCCCGTATCTTCGAGCTTCACCTGGAAGGCGTCGCTGTCGAGATCGCCGGCGCCCTCGGCGAACAGACCGGTCATCAGATTGGCGAGCCCCTCCTGGCCGGCCGGATCCTGCGTGGCGCCGCCGTCGAAGGCGAACTGGATGGTGATGATCGGCACCGTATGGTCCTCCACCAGCCAGGCGGTGATGCCCTTTTCAGATTTCACCTCCTGGATAGTCATCGCAGCATGGGCGGTGAGCGCCGTCGGGATGAGGAAGAGAATGGCGAAGACAAGGGTCGCCAACGGAGTGGCGTGGCGCTTGGGCCTCCCTTCTCCCACAACGGGAGAGGGCAAAGCGCATGCAAAGGCGCCGCGATGTTGGTTCGTCATCATCTCACTTCTCCGTTTTGGGCAAGAGATAGCCGGTGGTCGAATGGTCGGGCACGATAGTGGCGGGCCTTGCTCGTGCTGAAGAGGACGGAGCGCGCTGCCGCGGAGCGGCTAGCACGCGTCGTGGGACTTGAGAGCGATGGAATTGACTGGGGGTCTTCCGTCTTGATTGACCGGATCTCCCGTCCGTCAGCTCCAAACTTGGTCTGTGGCGCTTCTCAGGTTGCTATTCGGCCATCGGAATGTCGCATTTTTCGCCGGCCAGTGCAGCGCCGGCCACCTGCAGAAAAAGTGCGAGGTCCGGACGGTCTTCATAAGGTGTCTCTGTTGGGTTGTTCCACTAGCTGCCTTTGTGGCAGCCGTAGCTGAAGGCAACCTGAAAGCTTCCGGCGATTTGCGCGACGGTGGCGTCAAGGTTCCGTCATAAGGGAAGGTTTTTGCCTCCGATCTGGAAGTTCGGCACACCTGACGCGACTACAGTTCGTTGCCGACGACAAGCCCCTTGCCCCGGTATAACGGGGCTACACCCATCTCCGATTCTGAAAACCGGCTCCGGGATCGGTCACGGCGGTTGCTGAAGGGTCCGGCAGAGCCAATATCTTAACAGCCGGATCGAGCAGAATCACCGGCGCATCAAGCGCAATTCACAACCTGCTCCGCGTCATGCTCGCTACTTGCATTGCAGAAGGCAAGCGAGATACGCCTTCAATCGGAACCCATCCTTGAAACAGTTCGCCATTCTCGTGCCTGACCAGCAGCGCACAATGTTCCATACGCCCAACTTAGTTGTTGCAATAAACCAAAGTCATTCAGGGAATCGAATAATCGCCTCAAAACCATCCTCGCGACCGCGGGCAGGGGAGGCGAATTCAAGACGGGCACCCATCCGCTCGATAAACATATTAGCGATGTGGAGACCAAGGCCTGAGCCCGCCGCTGGCGTCGCACCACGCCAAAATCGCTTTGTTAAATTTTCAAGATCTGAGGGGGGCACTGCCGGTCCCGCGTTTGCGATGGCGATGGTTCCGTCACTACGGACGGAGATCGTTATTGGAGCGTCGGGCAGTCCATGTGTGAGCGCGTTCTCTATCAGGTTACGAAGGGGGAAAGCAAACGCATCGACGTCCACTTTGCGCATCAACGCGGGGCAGCCGTCGACGTCGAGGATTAGCCGTCCGGCATAATGCGGTTTTTTCCTGAAGTCCTCAATTTCTAGCTGAACCGTTCGGACAAGATCGATGGCCTGGTCTGCGATGCCGATCCCCGATTCGGCCCGCGCGAGTTGAAGCAGTTTTTCGACAAAGCAGCTAAGGCTCAACAGCGATCTCTCGACACCGCGCGCACGCATTTTCGCCGAGCCCTGGGGAAGTTCGGCCACTAACCTCTGCATCTGAGCGAATGCACCTGCGATCGGCGTTCGCAGTTCATGTGCACTGTTTGTGGCGAACTCGCGTTCGGCCTCGAGGGTCGTCCGCAGACGTTCAAGCAGCCGATCGACGGAGGCCGCGATGGGGGCCAATTCTGCCGGGAGGCCGCTTGAGCCCATCAGTGAGAGATTGCCGCCGTCGCGCAATCCGATCTCCCGCCGCAATACTTCGATCGGCGCCAGTGACCGCCGGAACACAATCCACGAGAGGGTTACGCTAAAGGGCAGGAAGACGAGTATCGGAAGGAAGAGTGAAACTGCGGCGTCCATGATTGCCTTATGGCGGATAGAGAGCGGTTGTGCCATGTGAAGAGTGTTGCCGTCGTCCATCTTCAGTGTATACCAGCGGTCAGTAGCGGTGTACGAAAACCCTTCAGGCAATGGAGCGGAAGGGAACGGCGGATTTTCCGGCGAATAGATGAGCACCTTCCCGTCACGGTTGCGAACCTGATACCACATAGTCCAATTGTTTTCGAAACTGGGCGCATGGCCAGGTACGCCAGCAATGTAGTCAGAGTTCGGTTCCCCATTCAGAACATCAATCAGCGTCGGCTCCAGGGACTTGGCATGTAGCTCCAGTAGGTTATCGGAGAGTACGTTGACAACTTCGTACAGCTTCAGCGCAGCAATGGTGGGAGCGAAAACCCAAACCAGGAGCGTTGCGCCGCCCAGCCCCATTATCAGTCTGCGCGTCAGGCTGGGCGGGTTCGTCATTTGTCCACGAACCTGTACCCGATGCCACGCTCGGTCGCTATTCGGTCCGCGCCGATCTTCTTGCGGAGCCGACTGACATAGACCTCCACCGTGTTGCTCGCGAACCGCGAATTGCAATCATAGAGCGCGTCCTCGATTTTCCTCTGCGAAACTACCATTCCGGGCCGGCATAGAAGGCAGTCGAGCACCGCCCATTCGCGTGCAGTCAACCTGACCTCCCGCCCGTCGCGGTAGAGGCGTCGCTCGGCCGAATGTATGGTTAACGTCCCGAAAGACAATCTAGGCTCCGGGGAGTGCTTATGGCGACGCGCCACGGCATGAATGCGCGCGGAGAGTTCGCCAAGATCGAACGGCTTGATCAGATAGTCGTCGGCTCCCACGTTGAGCACGTAGATGCGATCCGAGACCTGATCGCGAGCTGTCAGGATGATGACCGGCGTCGAATCAAACCGCTTGGTCATCTCCCGCAGGTAGTCTACGCCGCTGCCGTCTGGCAGGCGAATGTCGAGCAGGATAAGCTTGTAGGTCACCGAAGCTGTGAAGTCCCGCGCTTGGGACAGGGTCTTGGCCCAGTCGACCGCGTGGCCACCAGCCGCCACATGTTCGCGAACAGCACTGCCAATGGCCTGGTCGTCTTCAATGAGCAGCATTCGCATTCGGTGTTCCGATCTTCCAGGTCGAGCGTGAGACTCTTGCCTTATTGGTGGAACCTGAAGCTAAGCTGAACCGCCGTGGCGAAAAATATCCGGGGGCTTTCAGGTTGCTGTCAGTTGCAGGTGCCAGAAAGGGCGTGATTCGAACAACCGATTAGTCTTACAGTAACAAGTTTAGTTAACGATTGATTGCCAGACTGGCAATTCGTGCTTCATGTGGAGGGAGCTATGAATCTCCAGGACGGAACCGAAACAAGTGAATCGCGTTTTGCGGCCTATGTCGAGACGCTTTCGTCGGCATTGGATCGTGCCGATCAGGTTGCGCCCGCCAGATATCCCGCGGGGCAGTGCAGGGACGACGGTGGTCACATTGAGAAAAAGTGACGTTGATCAGCGGGAATGGATTGGTGGCGTGGGAAGCGTTGATGTCACGATGTCAGCCCATAACCTCGCAATGTTCGCGGCACGCCGCGTCCACCACGTCATCGACCCCGTCGAGGATCTCGGCTGGCATCTTGTTTTCAAGCCAGCCATTCGCCGAAACGAACCACAGCGCCCTTTGCCGGGTTGAAAGCTCGGCCGGGAGCGCCTGCAGGATCTGCTTGATCGCAGGGTGCGGTTTGCCATCCCGGAAATGGAAGGCCGGACAATATTCCGCGGTGCTGGACGGAGAGATTTCGGCCGATTTCTTCCACCGGGCCGCAGTGGCTTAGGGTTCTTTGTCCGCAACCCTGATTGCGCGCCGATCTCGGTGCTGGTCAGTTGCGGTACTTCGGCAATGAACCAATCGCGCTATTCCAAATTGTCAGCTGCTATGGCGCCACGAACGGACGCCAGGAAGGCGGCCAGCTTGCCGATGGCAACCTCAAGCCTATTTTCCTCAAGATTGCCGCTGACGCGACAACGGCCTGGAGGAAGAGCGGATTGCGGCCGTCCGCCCTCGCGCAGTGGTGCCGCGTCTGGAGCGCAACCAATCAGAGTTTTTCTTTGTCGAAGCCACGGCGTGCCTCGACCACGCTGGCGTGGTTGTCCTCGGCCCACTGAAACAGGTGCTTCATCGCCGCGTGGATCGAACGCCCTGAGTCGGTCAATGAATATTCGACGCTCGGCGGCGTCGTCGGGAAAACGTCGCGATGCACGTAACGGTCGCGCTGCAGGTCGCGGAGAGTCTGTGTCAGCATGCGTTGCGAGATATCCGGAACCAGCCGCCGTAGTTGGCCGAACCTGTAGGGTTGCTCGGCTAGTGCCATAAGTAACAGCCCGCTCCATCTGCCCGACACGTTCTGCACCACATCGCGGATCGGGCAGTTGGCGATGCTGCCATTCGCCGAGCGGCTGCTTGATCACCGTCATGCGGCGGTCGATCGGCGCCTGGTCAAAGCGCGGCCTGTTGACCGCCAGCCGAAGCAGATCCAAAGCGGCGTCCTGCTGTTCGGATAGCATGCGCATCGAGCCATAAATGCCATCGCGCTGCGCCTCGAAGCTCATCTCGACGCCCGTATCCTCGAGCTTCACCTGGAAGGCGTCGCTGTCGAGATCGCCGGCGCCCTCGGCGAACAGACCGGTCATCAGATTGGCGAGCCCCTCCTGGCCGGCCGGATCCTGCGTGGCGCCGCCGTCGAAGGCGAACTGGATGGTGATGATCGGCACCGTATGGTCCTCCACCAGCCAGGCGTCGATGCCTTTTTCAGATTTCACGTCCTGGATGCTTAGGCGTTGAGCGCCGGCAGGATGAGGAACGAAACGGCGAGGAGAAGGGTCGCAAGCGGGGTGGCCAGGCCGGCGCTCCCCCGTGCCACAAGGGGAGAGGGCAAGTCGGGTGCAAAGGCGCCGCGATGTTGGTTCGTCATCATCTCACTTCTCCGTTTTTGGCAAGAGATAGCCGGTGGTCGAATGGTCGAGCTCGAGATAGCGGGCGGCGACGGCCTTCACCTGGTCGGCTGTGACCTTGCGGATGCGGTCCGGCCATTCCTGGACGTCCTGCACGGTGCCGCCGGTGGCGAGCGTGGAGCCAAACAAATTGGCCACATGGTACTGCTCGTCGCGGGCGAAGATTTGGGAGCGGACACAGCGGTTCTTGGCCTTTTCCAGCTCGTCATCGGTCACACCGTCCTTGACGATGCGGGCGATCACTGCATGGGCCGCCGCCTCCAGATCGGCGAGCTTGGCATCGCCGCGCGGCGAGCCGTAGATGGTGAAGGCGGTGGCATCCAGCGTGGTGCCCTCGAAATACGCGCCGGCCTCGGCGGCAAGGCCCTGTTTCACCACCAGTTGTTGGTAGAGGCGGCTGCGATTGCCGCGGCCGAGGATCTCCGCCAGGAGGTCGAGTGCCTCGGCCTCACCGGGCTCGGCCGTGTTATAGGACGGCACCACCCAATGCGTGGAAAAGCCGGGCACCGAAACGCGCGCGTCGGCCAGCGTCACCGTGCGCCTGGTATTCTGCTCCGGCTCGGCCGGGCGGATGCGCGGCGACAGGTTCGGTCCGCGGGGGAATCTACCATAGGTCTTCTCGGCCAGCGCCTTCACCGTCTCCGGCTCGACATCGCCGGCCACCACCAGCACGGCGTTGTTGGGCCGATAATATAGTTCGTAGAAGTTGAAGGCGTCGGTCCGGTTCAGCTTCTCCATCTCGTGCATCCAGCCGATGACCGGGATGCGGTAGGGATGGTTCCGCCACAGCGTCGCGTCGATTTCCTCTTGCAGCACCGCCTGCGGATCGTTGTCGACGCTCGAACGGCGCTCCTCCAGGACCACGTCGCGCTCGGTCTCGATATCATCATCGGTGAGGACGAGGTTGAACATGCGATCGGCCTCGAAGCGCATCATCTGCTCCAACGCTGAAGGCGCCACCGTCTCGAAATAGGCGGTATAGTCGTTGGAGGTAAAGGCATTGCTCCAGCCACCGATGGCAGAGACGGCGCGGCCGAGGTCGCCTGCGGCGTGGTCGGTCGTCGCCTTGAACATCAGATGTTCGAAGAAATGGGCAATGCCTGATTTGCCCAGCGGCTCGTCGGCGCTGCCCACCTTGTACCACACCATATGGGTGACGATCGGCGCGCGGTGATCGGGGACGACGACCACCTCCATGCCGTTGTCAAGCAGGAAGTGCGTCACCTTGCCGTCATCGGTGGCGGCCAGAACCGGAGTGCTCGCCACCAAGGCGAGCGAGGTCGCAGCAAGCGTCCTGCGAAGCCAGCCAGGCTGAAGTTTCATTGACGGTGGCGGGGGCGGGGCGAAAGTCATTGGCGGGCAGCGCCGAGCCGGGTGATCAACCGTTTTTACGCTGCTAAGGCTCATTTGAGCGTGATCTTTGGACGAGTCCGGCAGATCGGCGGCGGCGGTCAGGTTCAGAAAACGTGCTGAGGTCGGGACGACGGTCTTCATAAAGGCCCTCTGTTGGCTGTGCTCCAATTGGCTGCCCTTGTGGCAGCCGTAGCTGACAGCGGCCTGAAAGCGCCGGCGATTTTTGCGCGACCGGGATTCAGCGTAGCGTCATCTTCCGTCAACTCACCCTAGAGGTGGCTCGGCAAAATTGGACAGGGTGATAAGTGGAATTTCTGCCTGAGATCGGGATGAGTGCCGGAACAGGAGAATCACGAATGAGCAGACGACCACGCCGGAACCACAGCCCGGGGACGCCACATGCAGCCCCGCTGCCGCCGACGAGCAGCCGAGGCCCATGTCGAAAGCCGCACCCTTGATCCCCAGCGCGTTCTGGATCTCGATGCCGATCGCCGGATAGGGCCGCTGGTGATGCGAGGCCGCGCAGATCACGAGGTCGATGTCTTCGGGGCCAAGCCCCGCATCGTCGAGCGCCCGCCGCGCCGATGCCACGCCGAACTCCGCCATCACCGACAATTCGTCGTCGCCGCGCGGCGGGATGCGCGGCGTCATCCGCTCGGGATCGAGAATCCCGTCCAGCACCAGCACGTGGCGCTTCTTCACCCCCGACGCATAGACGATGAAATCGGTGTCCGATTTCGCCAGCTTCTCTTCGCCGGTGATCTCGCGGCGCGCGTTCTC is a window encoding:
- a CDS encoding pitrilysin family protein, with translation MTNQHRGAFACALPSPVVGEGRPKRHATPLATLVFAILFLIPTALTAHAAMTIQEVKSEKGITAWLVEDHTVPIITIQFAFDGGATQDPAGQEGLANLMTGLFAEGAGDLDSDAFQVKLEDTGVEMSFEAQRDGIYGSMRMLSEQQDAALDLLRLAVNRPRFDQAPIDRTRAQVLTGIIANERDPEAIAKRKWLRAIYGAHPYSRPDEGTKESLAAITPADLRAFHEAIFARDGLHVAVVGDIDAKTLGRKLDQLFGDLPQKQTLAPVADVDPKLGQQVAVDYDLPQTSLKLAFPGVKRSAPDFYAAVLLNQILGNSAFTSRLWDEVREKRGLAYGAYSRLVDHQHSNVLVVKTATRSDCAAETLKLVREVVKEMADEGPTEAELEASKKYVIGAYAILNLGSSRSMAATLVDLQLDKLGIDYIQRRAALINQVTLDEVKAAARKLLSTEPAIMVVGPPLGGKG
- a CDS encoding HAMP domain-containing sensor histidine kinase; protein product: MTNPPSLTRRLIMGLGGATLLVWVFAPTIAALKLYEVVNVLSDNLLELHAKSLEPTLIDVLNGEPNSDYIAGVPGHAPSFENNWTMWYQVRNRDGKVLIYSPENPPFPSAPLPEGFSYTATDRWYTLKMDDGNTLHMAQPLSIRHKAIMDAAVSLFLPILVFLPFSVTLSWIVFRRSLAPIEVLRREIGLRDGGNLSLMGSSGLPAELAPIAASVDRLLERLRTTLEAEREFATNSAHELRTPIAGAFAQMQRLVAELPQGSAKMRARGVERSLLSLSCFVEKLLQLARAESGIGIADQAIDLVRTVQLEIEDFRKKPHYAGRLILDVDGCPALMRKVDVDAFAFPLRNLIENALTHGLPDAPITISVRSDGTIAIANAGPAVPPSDLENLTKRFWRGATPAAGSGLGLHIANMFIERMGARLEFASPARGREDGFEAIIRFPE
- a CDS encoding response regulator transcription factor; translation: MRMLLIEDDQAIGSAVREHVAAGGHAVDWAKTLSQARDFTASVTYKLILLDIRLPDGSGVDYLREMTKRFDSTPVIILTARDQVSDRIYVLNVGADDYLIKPFDLGELSARIHAVARRHKHSPEPRLSFGTLTIHSAERRLYRDGREVRLTAREWAVLDCLLCRPGMVVSQRKIEDALYDCNSRFASNTVEVYVSRLRKKIGADRIATERGIGYRFVDK
- a CDS encoding pitrilysin family protein; amino-acid sequence: MKLQPGWLRRTLAATSLALVASTPVLAATDDGKVTHFLLDNGMEVVVVPDHRAPIVTHMVWYKVGSADEPLGKSGIAHFFEHLMFKATTDHAAGDLGRAVSAIGGWSNAFTSNDYTAYFETVAPSALEQMMRFEADRMFNLVLTDDDIETERDVVLEERRSSVDNDPQAVLQEEIDATLWRNHPYRIPVIGWMHEMEKLNRTDAFNFYELYYRPNNAVLVVAGDVEPETVKALAEKTYGRFPRGPNLSPRIRPAEPEQNTRRTVTLADARVSVPGFSTHWVVPSYNTAEPGEAEALDLLAEILGRGNRSRLYQQLVVKQGLAAEAGAYFEGTTLDATAFTIYGSPRGDAKLADLEAAAHAVIARIVKDGVTDDELEKAKNRCVRSQIFARDEQYHVANLFGSTLATGGTVQDVQEWPDRIRKVTADQVKAVAARYLELDHSTTGYLLPKTEK